A single Orcinus orca chromosome 2, mOrcOrc1.1, whole genome shotgun sequence DNA region contains:
- the TEX22 gene encoding testis-expressed protein 22: MVWASSALAEVPWRRELRPPVAGRRSEAPTRGGDPRGPGVRARTAGGVCEASPSERRGAGTPREPEMKPRAMDTGVEPACVPHLSPTSVPVVYPAPPPLAATSPGSLPLTLAVCPHDPCPATPQRTPHPQTPWSGEGPAAVCCGVFTRGRAGGGRRAWTLGCGPGALRYIGSRRTTVTGGGGRLPSAPCNSPLSSEFLLPRTFPSCKPEAAPRLRPALAASIPCSDSTDLMTLGVRDAGEQAPSRRWNVSIDERWRLAVLGGGERPGLAGATLSYRDLAQIVAQLVSQDEDKGVLLPHPPRSAESSSAFQAFLVRSAPFWHNVTLEAQASRSPPS; encoded by the exons ATGGTGTGGGCAAGCTCTGCCCTCGCTGAGGTCCCGTGGAG GCGCGAGCTCCGCCCGCCCGTCGCGGGCCGGCGCTCCGAGGCCCCCACGCGAGGCGGGGACCCAAGGGGGCCTGGGGTCAGGGCGCGGACGGCCGGGGGCGTCTGCGAGGCGAGCCCCTCCGAGCGGCGCGGGGCCGGGACCCCTCGAGAGCCCGAGATGAAGCCCCGGGCCATGGACACCGGAGTGGAACCAG CTTGTGTACCccacctctcccccacctccgTACCCGTAGTGTatcccgcccctcccccgctgGCCGCCACCTCCCCTGGTTCCCTCCCTTTGACGCTCGCCGTGTGTCCCCATGACCCTTGCCCTGCCACCCCTCAGCGAACTCCTCATCCCCAGACCCCATGGAGTGGAGAGGGGCCGGCTGCCGTCTGCTGCGGCGTCTTCACGCGTGGTCGTGCGGGCGGCGGGCGCAGAGCCTGGACCTTGGGGTGTGGCCCGGGGGCGTTGAG GTACATTGGATCCAGGAGAACAACAGTTACAGGGGGAGGTGGCCGGCTTCCTTCTGCTCCCTGTAACAGCCCACTGTCCTCTGAGTTCCTTCTGCCCAG aacttttccatcttgcAAACCTGAAGCAGCACCTCGCCTTCGCCCAGCCCTGGCAGCCAGCATTCCATGTTCCGACTCTACGGATCTGATGACCCTAG GTGTGCGAGACGCAGGGGAGCAGGCCCCCAGCCGCCGCTGGAACGTCAGCATAGACGAGCGCTGGAGGCTGGCCGTACTGGGTGGCGGCGAGAGGCCGGGCCTCGCCGGGGCGACCCTCTCCTACAGG GACCTCGCGCAGATCGTGGCCCAGCTGGTGTCCCAGGACGAGGACAAGGGCGTGCTCTTACCCCATCCACCGAGGTCCGCCGAGTCCAGCAGCGCCTTCCAAGCCTTCCTGGTCCGGAGCGCGCCTTTCTGGCACAACGTGACTCTGGAGGCCCAGGCCTCGAGGTCGCCGCCCTCCTAA